One genomic segment of Streptomyces sp. NBC_00239 includes these proteins:
- a CDS encoding terpene synthase family protein translates to MRRDTVDTRGHLHDLDLPFPERVSPDVERARRRSLRWMHDRGLLSSRDLAAYDVLRLDQLAARAYPFATGEALDLMTDWMGWFFVFDDQFDSPLGRDPGRVAAIAAATVDVMDGGPRTGPPDPLKDTFRELWERSAAGMSPAWRRRHRDSWTRFISGYAGEAADRDASGPPAPARYMTVRRATIGTDSCFDLVERLTGMEIPPEARACERLTTMADLSSEVVALTNDLASLGKELASGEFHNIVPVLQSATGCTAEEAAREAVRMVAERVGEFRRLAAGIDEVRREHRLTAGGEEAVHRLVCCMEDWMRATRDWSLLTGRYSEAGVREAERPRPWARIYRALW, encoded by the coding sequence ATGCGCAGAGACACGGTGGACACCCGGGGCCACCTCCACGACCTGGACCTGCCCTTCCCTGAGCGGGTGAGTCCGGACGTCGAACGGGCCCGCCGGCGCAGTCTGCGGTGGATGCACGACCGCGGGCTGCTGTCCTCGCGCGACCTGGCCGCCTACGACGTACTGCGGCTGGACCAACTGGCCGCTCGCGCCTACCCGTTCGCCACCGGGGAGGCGCTGGACCTGATGACGGACTGGATGGGCTGGTTCTTCGTGTTCGACGACCAGTTCGACAGCCCGCTGGGCCGGGATCCAGGGCGCGTCGCGGCCATCGCGGCCGCAACCGTCGACGTCATGGACGGCGGGCCGCGCACCGGACCGCCGGACCCGCTGAAGGACACCTTCCGCGAATTGTGGGAGCGCTCGGCCGCCGGCATGTCACCCGCGTGGCGGCGCCGGCACCGGGACAGCTGGACCCGCTTCATCAGCGGGTACGCGGGCGAGGCGGCGGACCGGGACGCCTCCGGCCCGCCGGCACCGGCGCGGTACATGACCGTGCGCCGGGCCACCATCGGCACGGATTCCTGCTTCGACCTGGTGGAACGGCTGACCGGGATGGAGATCCCGCCGGAGGCCCGTGCGTGCGAGCGCCTCACCACCATGGCCGATCTGAGCAGCGAGGTCGTGGCGCTCACCAACGACCTGGCGTCCCTGGGCAAGGAGCTGGCCTCGGGCGAGTTCCACAACATCGTGCCGGTGCTGCAGTCCGCGACCGGGTGCACGGCGGAGGAGGCCGCCCGCGAGGCGGTCCGCATGGTCGCCGAGCGGGTCGGAGAGTTCCGGCGGCTCGCCGCCGGCATCGACGAGGTCCGCCGCGAGCACCGGCTGACGGCGGGCGGAGAGGAGGCGGTCCACCGGCTGGTGTGCTGCATGGAGGACTGGATGCGGGCGACCCGCGACTGGTCCCTGTTGACCGGGAGGTACTCGGAAGCCGGCGTGCGGGAGGCCGAGCGGCCCCGGCCGTGGGCGCGGATCTACCGGGCGCTGTGGTGA
- a CDS encoding GntR family transcriptional regulator, whose translation MHSEASLPPQKVVRHSVRGQILDALRAALVDGDLVPGEIYSGPALGERFGVSATPVREAMQQLALEGAVECLPNRGFRVVVRTARELAELAEVRALLEVPVMLRLARTTPVDAWTALRPAAAATATAAAAGDVPGYADSDRAFHRAVLSLAGNEQLVLVADDLHRRAQWPAPDSPRIRRADLVADAAEHSALLEALIAQDLQVVESLVREHFTGAPR comes from the coding sequence GTGCACAGCGAAGCATCCCTCCCGCCCCAGAAGGTGGTCCGCCACTCGGTGCGCGGGCAGATCCTCGATGCCCTGCGTGCCGCGCTCGTCGACGGCGACCTGGTGCCCGGAGAGATCTACTCCGGCCCGGCGCTGGGGGAGCGCTTCGGCGTCTCGGCCACGCCGGTGCGCGAGGCGATGCAGCAGCTGGCCCTCGAAGGCGCCGTCGAATGCCTGCCCAACCGCGGCTTCCGGGTGGTCGTGCGCACCGCGCGGGAGCTCGCCGAACTGGCGGAGGTCCGGGCGCTGCTGGAGGTGCCGGTGATGCTGCGCCTGGCACGTACTACCCCGGTGGACGCCTGGACGGCGCTGCGGCCCGCCGCCGCGGCCACCGCGACCGCCGCCGCGGCCGGCGACGTGCCCGGCTACGCGGACTCCGACCGGGCCTTCCACCGCGCGGTGCTCTCGCTGGCGGGCAACGAGCAGCTGGTCCTGGTCGCCGACGACCTGCACCGGCGCGCCCAGTGGCCGGCCCCGGACTCCCCGCGGATCCGCCGGGCCGACCTGGTGGCGGACGCGGCGGAGCACTCCGCCCTCCTGGAGGCCCTGATCGCCCAGGACCTCCAGGTCGTCGAATCACTCGTACGGGAGCACTTCACCGGCGCCCCGCGCTGA